One genomic window of Arachis stenosperma cultivar V10309 chromosome 10, arast.V10309.gnm1.PFL2, whole genome shotgun sequence includes the following:
- the LOC130955867 gene encoding uncharacterized protein LOC130955867 yields MGCHAAQSNNTDCDSPKECEDEIKSDKEFSSNEEASSEILRICSCVGGKVGILKKKLLVLDINGLLVDLVYPPPNDQNPDTIIRGVAVFKRPFYLDFLKFCFERFEVSIWSSRSRRNVEPIVEYLMGEMKNKLLFCWDYSHCTGTSFKTFEDSHKELQFKDMKKVWDKQFPNLPWDKGYYNESNTLLLDDSPYKALLNPPYTTLFPHTFTYKNKSDNSLGAGGDLREYIGELVNVENVPKYVEEHPFGQEPITKTSQSWNFYIQIIDSLSAS; encoded by the exons ATGGGATGCCATGCAGCACAAAGCAACAATACAGATTGTGATTCTCCAAAAGAATGTGAAGATGAAATAAAAAGTGACAAAGAATTTTCCTCTAATGAAGAGGCCAGTTCAGAAATCTTGAGAATTTGTTCTTGTGTTGGGGGCAAAGTtggaattttgaaaaaaaagctTCTTGTTCTTGATATTAATGGATTGCTTGTGGATTTGGTTTATCCTCCTCCAAATGATCAAAATCCAGATACAATTATTAGAGGGGTAGCAG TATTCAAGAGGCCTTTTTATCTGGATTTTCTTAAATTCTGCTTTGAGAGATTTGAAGTTAGTATATGGTCTTCAAGATCAAG gagAAATGTTGAACCAATTGTTGAGTATCTGATGGGAGAAATGAAAAACAAGTTGTTGTTCTGTTGG GACTATTCTCATTGTACTGGAACAAGCTTCAAAACATTTGAAGATAGTCACAAGGAGCTGCAGTTTAAGGATATGAAGAAAGTTTGGGATAAGCAGTTCCCTAATCTTCCTTGGGATAAAGGATATTACAATGAATCAAATACATTATTATTGGATGATTCTCCCTACAAAGCATTGCTTAATCCT CCATACACTACACTCTTTCCTCATACATTCACTTACAAGAATAAGAGTGACAATTCATTAG GTGCTGGTGGTGACCTTCGAGAATATATAGGCGAATTGGTAAATGTGGAAAATGTCCCAAAGTATGTTGAGGAACACCCATTTGGCCAAGAACCAATCACCAAAACAAGTCAATCTTGGAACTTCTACATCCAAATTATTGATAGTCTTTCTGCCTCTTGA
- the LOC130957681 gene encoding uncharacterized protein LOC130957681 — MASEESFVVLVHHRGSVNRKTRFGVKFTDKNPLCIVVTSTTSYDDLVSAVLMKLDLDGAKRVKKFFYRIPVTVLQNTVKYDCFTINNDVDLQVMFLCRRQFPEVRTPELLARLVDVVSSSGGSNRNTNTIANPAGSSSRPAVASSSVPVYEPVVQPVASPSFAVDLNGTEGDEVVERENLPNALVGVAPVGVGDGFLGDEEEDDVEPDMIDDDSADDIGATGPALEVGGSSSGTQQYPPHFSSLDLDAMRHEGVLGHAVGFGARDAEGTTGLTEFQTYSIRRGVQYKVVESDHRRYVGKCSEFGNGCTWLIRLSLRKRKGIWEVKRYNGPHTCLATSISSDHRSLDYHVISAFIMPMVRADASVSIKVLLNATAAHFGFRPTYRRVWMAKQKSIALIYGDWDESYNDLPSWVLGVQLTMPDSVVVLKTSPVRVGGQVDESQAYFHRLFWTFPPCIEAFRHCKPLVSIDGTHLYGKYGGTLLIAIAQDGNSNILPVAFALVEGENAKSWTFFLSHLRQHVTPQPGLLVISDRHNGIKAALEAPDGGWLPPSAAKTLGGY, encoded by the exons atggctagtgaggagagttttgTGGTTTTGGTGCACCACAGAGGATCTGTTAATAGAAAAACTCGTTTCGGAGTAAAGTTCACAGATAAGAATCCTCTATGTATTGTCGTAACATCTACGACGAGTTATGATGACCTTGTTAGCGCTGTACTAATGAAGCTCGATCTGGATGGTGCGAAGCGGGTAAAGAAATTTTTCTATCGCATTCCAGTCACGGTGCTACAGAATACCGTGAAGTATGATTGCTTCACGATTAATAATGATGTGGACTTGCAAGTAATGTTTCTTTGTCGGCGGCAGTTTCCAGAAGTGAGGACACCGGAGTTGTTGGCACGGCTGGTTGATGTTGTATCCAGCTCCGGCGGTTCGAACAGGAATACGAACACTATAGCGAATCCAGCAGGTTCTAGTTCCCGGCCTGCCGTTGCTTCCTCCTCCGTCCCTGTGTAcgaaccagtggtccaacctgTCGCCTCCCCGTCTTTTGCTGTTGACCTCAATGGCACCGAAGGCGACGAGGTAGTGGAAAGGGAAAATTTGCCGAACGCTTTAGTGGGAGTTGCACCTGTTGGCGTTGGAGACGGTTTTTTGGGTGATGAAGAGGAGGATGACGTCGAGCCGGATATGATTGACGATGACAGCGCTGATGATATTGGAGCGACTGGGCCTGCATTGGAGGTAGGTGGTTCTAGCTCTGGCACACAGCAGTATCCACCACATTTTTCCTCGTTGGACTTGGACGCCATGAGACATGAGGGGGTTTTAGGGCACGCTGTTGGATTCGGAGCTAGAGATGCGGAAGGGACTACTGGTCTGACAGAGTTCCAG ACTTACAGCATCCGGCGAGGGGTACAGTACAAGGTGGTGGAGTCCGATCACCGCCGGTATGTGGGCAAGTGTTCCGAGTTTGGGAATGGGTGCACATGGTTGATTCGACTGAGTCTCCGGAAGCGCAAGGGCATTTGGGAGGTCAAACGGTACAATGGACCTCACACTTGCCTGGCCACATCCATCTCGAGTGACCACAGGAGTTTGGATTATCATGTGATTTCGGCGTTCATTATGCCAATGGTTAGGGCCGATGCATCCGTGAGCATAAAGGTGCTCCTGAACGCCACGGCAGCGCACTTTGGTTTTAGGCCGACTTACCGGAGGGTTTGGATGGCGAAGCAGAAATCTATTGCCCTCATCTACGGTGACTGGGATGAGTCCTACAACGACCTGCCTAGTTGGGTGTTAGGTGTGCAGCTGACGATGCCTGATAGTGTTGTGGTCCTTAAGACGAGCCCGGTTCGAGTTGGAGGACAGGTGGACGAGTCTCAAGCGTACTTCCACAGGCTTTTCTGGACATTCCCGCCGTGCATCGAGGCATTCCGTCATTGCAAGCCGCTAGTCAGCATTGACGGCACACATCTGTATGGGAAGTATGGGGGGACGTTGCTCATCGCGATTGCACAGGACGGGAACTCCAACATTCTACCTGTCGCATTCGCACTAGTAGAGGGTGAGAATGCGAAATCCTGGACATTCTTTCTCTCACACCTTCGACAGCACGTGACCCCGCAGCCCGGTCTGCTGGTTATATCGGACAGGCACAACGGCATCAAGGCTGCGCTTGAGGCCCCTGACGGCGGTTGGTTACCGCCATCTGC GGCAAAGACGCTAGGAGGCTACTAG